The genomic stretch AACGTAATAGGCTGCGGACTTGAGACATTGATAAAAGAAGCCCTTGACATGACTTTCAGCGGGATCTCGAAAAAAACCCATTAAACCTGCAACATTAAGCATGCAACTATTGCATGTTGTGTGTTTCTGGTTTAAATATGATTAGAAAACTATAATCCATCCATATAACGATTGATTTCAGAGGAGAACAATATGAAGCGAATAATCTTCAATATACCTATAGCTGTTCTTGTTTCTCTATTCCTTATTATGAATTCTTCAGGGTGCTCTCATAGCAAGGTGATCCCTTCCGGCGTTCCAGACATGGCGAAGGGCCGTATAACAAACCAGGTTATCGCTGTTACGGACAAAGGACGAATCGCAGGAAGGGTGGAGCCTGACGGGTTCCTTACATTTCTGGGAATACCGTATGCCGAACCTCCAGTCGGTGATTTGAGATTTGAAAAGCTCCAGCCCTTCAAACCATGGAAAGGCATCCTGAAAGCCCATACATTCGGGCCTGTTTTCCCGCAGTCTTATGACAAGACCGAACCGTCATCGCTCTATCTTCAGGATGAAGACTGCCTCACGCTCAACATATGGACACCCGCAGTCGATAACGCAAAGCGCCCTGTAATGGTTTACATCCACGGTGGCGGCTATCTATGGGGCTCTGGAATGGACCCTCTGTATGACTGCGGCAACATCGCCAGAAGGGGAAAGATCGTTGCCGTTAATTTCAACTACCGGATGGGCGCTCTGGGATATCTCGACCTCTCGGCAGTAGGCGGTGATGCTTATGCCGACAGCGGCAACCTTGCAGTACTTGATCAGATAACGGCGCTCAAATGGATACATGACAACATAGCCGCCTTCGGGGGCGACCCTGATAATGTGACGATCTTCGGAGAATCGGCCGGTGCAGGAAGCGTATCAACGCTCCTCTCAGTCAGCCAGGCGCAGGGGCTTTTTTCAAAAGCCATTCCGCAGAGCGGCGCCATAAGGATAACAAGGTCAAAGGAGTATGCGCAAAGCATAACCAAACGGTTTATGGAACTCGCAGGCGTTACGGATATTAAAGGCCTGAAGGACATATCTTCAAATGATTTCTTCATTGCACAGAAGAAGCTGCTCAAGGAAGCAGGCCTTGCAACCGACCGCCTGTTCGGGCCTGTCCGCGATGGCAGGGTCGTGCCGGTCGACCCGATCAAAGCGATATCCGAAGGTTCGGCAAAAAACGTCTCTCTTCTCACAGGTACGACCGAAGACGAGGCCAGGTTCTGGATAAAATATGAACCCCTTTTACCCTACATCCCTGCCTCTGTCCTTCTGACATTCACGCCTGACACCAAAGGCTGGGACTCTACAACAAAGACCAACGTAATAGATTTTTATAAGAAAAAATTTCCCGATGCAAACTCCGGTGATATCGGACTTGCAATAGCCACCGACTTTTTCTTCCGCATGCCGCAGATTCACCTGGCCGAAGCCCAGGCCGGTTTCGGCAATACCTGGATGTATCTCTTTACATGGGATTCGCCGATTGAAAAGGGTGTCTACGGCTCGCGTCATGCATTGGAACTGAGATTCGTCCTGGACAACAAGGACGCAGAGGTAGGCGACAACCCGCCTGTCAAACTCACCGAAAACATGATGGATGCCTGGATCGCATTTGCTAAAACCGGGAACCCCAACCACAAGGGCATACCGGAATGGCCCAGATACGACACGAAAACAAGGGCGACCATGATCTTTAACGAAAAGTGCATGGTCGTCAATGATCCCGGCTCCGAGGAAAGAATCTTCTGGGAGAAGACCAAACCTTCATCAAAATAGGAACCGGAATACCGGCATATCTTGTTTCGGATAAACTTGCCGACGGTCAGATTGGTTGCATATTTCTGATTTATTGATTTGACACAAGAGCTTTTGCAGGTCTATTACTGAACCATATTCAGTTAAACCCACATTTTGCGTTAGCCAATTGATTTAACCTGAAGGAGTTGACGTAAGGTAGGATAAGTGCTCCTCATTTTTGT from Desulfomonilia bacterium encodes the following:
- a CDS encoding carboxylesterase/lipase family protein produces the protein MKRIIFNIPIAVLVSLFLIMNSSGCSHSKVIPSGVPDMAKGRITNQVIAVTDKGRIAGRVEPDGFLTFLGIPYAEPPVGDLRFEKLQPFKPWKGILKAHTFGPVFPQSYDKTEPSSLYLQDEDCLTLNIWTPAVDNAKRPVMVYIHGGGYLWGSGMDPLYDCGNIARRGKIVAVNFNYRMGALGYLDLSAVGGDAYADSGNLAVLDQITALKWIHDNIAAFGGDPDNVTIFGESAGAGSVSTLLSVSQAQGLFSKAIPQSGAIRITRSKEYAQSITKRFMELAGVTDIKGLKDISSNDFFIAQKKLLKEAGLATDRLFGPVRDGRVVPVDPIKAISEGSAKNVSLLTGTTEDEARFWIKYEPLLPYIPASVLLTFTPDTKGWDSTTKTNVIDFYKKKFPDANSGDIGLAIATDFFFRMPQIHLAEAQAGFGNTWMYLFTWDSPIEKGVYGSRHALELRFVLDNKDAEVGDNPPVKLTENMMDAWIAFAKTGNPNHKGIPEWPRYDTKTRATMIFNEKCMVVNDPGSEERIFWEKTKPSSK